The Candidatus Eremiobacteraceae bacterium genomic sequence TACTCGCGCTCTTCGGGTTAGACCGGTTCTATGGAGCCGATTCCATGCCGAAGCTCACCGACCCGTGGGCCACCGACGGGCCGTGGCCGCAGGCGTTCATATCTTGATCAGCATGGCCGGCAAGGTCATCCGCCACAACTATCGCAAGCTCGCGTCCAAGGCCGTGCGCGCGAGCCATGAGTTCTTCGTCGACGCCGGCGGCGACCACCGCTCTACCATCTTTCTAGCGGGGGGCGGACGCAGCGGCACGACGTGGATCGCGCAGATCCTCAACTATGACAATACTTACCGCATGATGTTCGAACCCTTCTATCCCAAAGAGGTGCCTATGTGCCGTTCGTTCGGCCCGGCACTCTACCTTCGGCCGGATGCGGTTGATCCAAGCAGACGCGAAATGGCCGGCCGCGTTCTAGCCGGGCGATTGAAAGGCGGATGGGTCAACCAGTACAACAACAAATGGTATGCGACGCGCCGCATCATCAAGGATATCCGAGTCAATCTTTTTCTCAAATGGCTGAACGTCAATTTTCCCGGCATGCCCGTGATCCAATTGTGGCGCCACCCATTGGCCACGGTGGCGTCGCGCATGGTCTTGGGCTGGGAGACGTACGCGGATCCCTATCTCTCGCAGGCGGCGCTCGTCGAAGATCATCTCGCGGGTGTCGCGGAAGAGATGAGAGCCGCCACCGATCCGTTCGATCAGCAAGTATTCAGGTGGTGCGTCGAGTCGTACGTGCCGTTGCGCCAATTCGCGGCTGGGGAGATCCATCTTGCCTTTTACGAACGGTTCGTTTCCGAGCCGGCAGCGGCGATCGCAGGAGTCTTCCGGCACATCGGGCGCATCTACGACGAGAAGGCACTTTCGGTGCTCACCAAACCTTCGACTCAGACCCGCAGAAGAAAAAGCGCCATCGTCACCGGCGGCAACGTCCTAGAGCAGTGGCGTGAAGCCATTTCGGCCGAACGCGTCCGCCGGGCGGTGCGCATCTTGTCCTTGTTCGGACTCGATCGCATTTACAACGAAGAAACGATGCCGGACGTCAATGCGGCATACGAGATGCTCGGCGTGAAAAAGTAGACGGTGGACGACGCACGCCGGCGGCCGAAATCATTGACGATCGCCGGCCGAATCCGCCGCCGCCTTTCCGTCATAGTTCACAATTTGTACGTCGATGTAAACCGGGACGCAAGCGCGACCGTGCTGCTCTGCGGCTCCGGCCGCAGCGGCACGACGTGGCTCGTCGGCGTCGCGAACTACGACAACTACTACCGCCTCATGATCGAGCCTTTTTTTCGCGCCCACGTCCCAGCAGTGAAGGCGTTCCGACGGCGCCAGTATTTGCGGCCGTCAAATGTCGACCCGACGTACCTTGGACCGGCGACGTCGATCTTCACCGGCGCCATCCGCGATGGGTTCATCGATCAATTGAACCGCCGGATCGTCTGCACTTCGCGCATCGTGAAGGACGTGCGATGCACGCTGATGCTCGGATGGCTTCGCGCCCGCTTTCCCGCAATGCCGATCGTGCTGGTGCTTCGCCATCCATGCGCGGTGGCGCATTCGCGGGCTAAGCTCGGATGGGACGACATCCGTGAAGATTACCTCGGGCAGCCCGATCTCGTGACGGATCATCTCGCGCCGTTCGCAGGCGCGATACGAGCCGCTAGTACAGATTTCGAGCGCCACGTCTTCGACTGGTGCGTCGAGAACTACGTTCCGTTCCGCCAATTAGCGCCGGGCGGCGTGCATCTGGCGTACTACGAAAATTTTTGCGTCGATCCGGCGCGCGAACTCGATCGATTGTTCGCGTTTTTGGGGCGGCCATACGATGCGAGGATATTCTCCACGCTCACGCGATCGACAGCCTCTGCGTTCGCCGCAGGACGCGCGCGGTCGTCGGCGGTCATCAGCGAAGAAAGCCTAACCGAATCGTGGCGCGGTCAACTTTCGCGAGACCAGATCGACCGGGCATATGAGATCGTGGCATCATTCGGTTTGGAACGGATCTACGGCCGCGCATGGCTGCCCGACATGGATGGAGCGCTTGCGACGTTTTCGGGTGCGACGGATATTGCATCCGTAGCACCAGGCTAGAGCGACGAAACGAATTTGGGCGGGGAGTGTGCGAGACCGCGCAGGAAGTTAACCGCATACAACACATGGACGACCGGAAACAGCACGCACGCGCAGAGGTTGACGCCGATCGGCGCTTGCCGCGCGCCAAGAACGACGACCGCGAGCGCGTAGATCGCATACGCCGGGAGCAAAAGCATGCGCCAAGGTGAGATGAGGATCGCGATAAGCGTGAACAGACCGAGAAGGACGACCGCATGACGCCACCGCCGTTCAACCGGATATCGTCGAATCGTCTGCGCGCGCCAGAATCCGTATCCCGACCATTGCCGGACGGTGGACCACACGCCGCGCGTCACGTGATAGCGGTTTTCCACCGGAATGAGCAGCATGCGCCAACCGTCGGCGCGAAGGCGCGATTCGAGTTCCGAATCCTCGTTCGCGATCCAGTTTTCGTCGAAGCCACCCAACCGCTGCAAGAGTCCCGGCCGCCACGCGCCGAGATACATCGTATCCGTGTACCGGGGTTGGGTGAGCTGCAGGACGTCGAGTCTCGCCACGCCGAGCGGATGCGTGAGGAGCGCGCCGGAGAGGCGGGATTGAAAGGTGCCGCCTTCATCGGGCACTTGGTGTCCGCCGACGCAGCCGAGATCCGGAGGTCCGTCCGCGAACGCGGCGACGATATCCGCGAGGTACGCCGGTCCGTACGTCGTGTGCGCGTCGAGGCGGACGATCAAGTCGGTGACGGCCAGTTGCCGGATGCCTGCGTTCAAGCTGATCGGAATGCGCCGCCGGGGATTGCTCACCACCGTGCCCTGTATGTCCGCAGCGGCCAGCCAGCGATCGACCACGGCGACGCTTTCATCGGTGGATGCGCCGTCGACGGCGACGAGCTGGATGCGGCGGTGATCGAATGTCTGCGCAGCGATGCTCGCAAGCGTCTCCGCCAAGCTGGCCGCTTCGTTGAAGACCGGCATGACGAGTCCGATGCGGACGAGTTGCGGATCGACGGTTCGAGCCACGGGAAGATCTGCACGATCGTGCAAGACGGCACTCATACGTTGACGGACTATCCGGCCCGCACCCAATGTTCTCCTCGTGACTCGCGCCGCGGCGCTCCCTGCCGGCGCACGAAGTGAACGGCTTCGACGCTTCGATCCGCGAGCGGACGAAAGCCGGTCTGCGCGGCGTGAAGTCGATGGTCAAACAGGCGCATT encodes the following:
- a CDS encoding sulfotransferase; the protein is MAGKVIRHNYRKLASKAVRASHEFFVDAGGDHRSTIFLAGGGRSGTTWIAQILNYDNTYRMMFEPFYPKEVPMCRSFGPALYLRPDAVDPSRREMAGRVLAGRLKGGWVNQYNNKWYATRRIIKDIRVNLFLKWLNVNFPGMPVIQLWRHPLATVASRMVLGWETYADPYLSQAALVEDHLAGVAEEMRAATDPFDQQVFRWCVESYVPLRQFAAGEIHLAFYERFVSEPAAAIAGVFRHIGRIYDEKALSVLTKPSTQTRRRKSAIVTGGNVLEQWREAISAERVRRAVRILSLFGLDRIYNEETMPDVNAAYEMLGVKK
- a CDS encoding sulfotransferase, producing MDDARRRPKSLTIAGRIRRRLSVIVHNLYVDVNRDASATVLLCGSGRSGTTWLVGVANYDNYYRLMIEPFFRAHVPAVKAFRRRQYLRPSNVDPTYLGPATSIFTGAIRDGFIDQLNRRIVCTSRIVKDVRCTLMLGWLRARFPAMPIVLVLRHPCAVAHSRAKLGWDDIREDYLGQPDLVTDHLAPFAGAIRAASTDFERHVFDWCVENYVPFRQLAPGGVHLAYYENFCVDPARELDRLFAFLGRPYDARIFSTLTRSTASAFAAGRARSSAVISEESLTESWRGQLSRDQIDRAYEIVASFGLERIYGRAWLPDMDGALATFSGATDIASVAPG
- a CDS encoding glycosyltransferase is translated as MSAVLHDRADLPVARTVDPQLVRIGLVMPVFNEAASLAETLASIAAQTFDHRRIQLVAVDGASTDESVAVVDRWLAAADIQGTVVSNPRRRIPISLNAGIRQLAVTDLIVRLDAHTTYGPAYLADIVAAFADGPPDLGCVGGHQVPDEGGTFQSRLSGALLTHPLGVARLDVLQLTQPRYTDTMYLGAWRPGLLQRLGGFDENWIANEDSELESRLRADGWRMLLIPVENRYHVTRGVWSTVRQWSGYGFWRAQTIRRYPVERRWRHAVVLLGLFTLIAILISPWRMLLLPAYAIYALAVVVLGARQAPIGVNLCACVLFPVVHVLYAVNFLRGLAHSPPKFVSSL